In uncultured Fusobacterium sp., one genomic interval encodes:
- a CDS encoding MATE family efflux transporter: protein MIKNMTEGSPVKILLSFSMPMLFSMMFQQFYNIVDSVVAGKFIGVDALAAIGASYPITVLFIAVANGASVGAAVVVSQTFGANKLVKMKTSVSTSVIAITVVSIVLTIFGTLFCSDIMRMINTPENIFADSRLYLKVYIWGLIFLFMYNTATAIFTGLGDSKTPLYFLIFSSLLNVALDILFVTKFQMGVSGIAWATFLAQGLSSILAITFLFYRLKKIKVDKKVPLFNLQMLKLICKIAVPSIFQQSFVSVGQLCVQSLINSFGSAVVAGYAAAFKIHTFVIMTLATLANASSSFVAQNIGAKKIDRVKEGYKVTVWLTEIISVTALVVVYLFGDKLLGMFIDIEKEVEILNIGIDFVRTTAPFYTVVCIKIAADAVLRGAGDMNEFMATTFADLVLRVAFSYVFAAKIGYIGIYWAFPAGWILGTLLSIYYYMKGKWKTTGLLRNR from the coding sequence ATGATAAAAAATATGACAGAGGGTTCACCAGTTAAAATTCTTTTAAGTTTTTCAATGCCAATGCTTTTTAGTATGATGTTTCAACAATTCTATAATATTGTAGATAGTGTAGTAGCAGGAAAGTTTATAGGAGTAGATGCTTTAGCAGCAATAGGAGCTTCCTATCCAATAACAGTGCTATTTATAGCAGTGGCAAATGGAGCAAGTGTTGGAGCTGCTGTTGTAGTTTCTCAAACATTTGGGGCAAATAAACTTGTGAAGATGAAAACTTCAGTATCAACTTCAGTTATAGCAATTACAGTTGTAAGTATAGTTTTAACAATTTTTGGTACACTATTTTGCAGTGATATAATGAGAATGATAAATACACCAGAAAATATATTTGCTGATTCAAGATTATATTTGAAAGTATATATATGGGGACTTATTTTTCTTTTTATGTATAATACAGCAACAGCAATTTTTACAGGATTAGGAGATTCTAAGACACCACTTTATTTTTTAATATTTTCATCTCTATTAAATGTGGCTTTAGATATTTTATTTGTAACAAAGTTTCAAATGGGTGTATCAGGGATAGCTTGGGCAACATTTTTAGCTCAAGGATTATCATCAATTTTAGCAATAACATTTTTATTTTATAGATTGAAAAAGATAAAAGTAGATAAAAAAGTACCATTATTTAATCTGCAAATGTTAAAATTAATTTGTAAGATAGCAGTGCCAAGTATATTTCAACAATCATTTGTGTCAGTGGGACAATTATGTGTACAAAGCTTAATCAACAGTTTTGGTTCAGCAGTTGTTGCAGGATATGCAGCAGCATTTAAAATTCATACTTTTGTAATTATGACATTGGCAACTTTAGCAAATGCCTCTTCTAGTTTTGTAGCTCAAAATATAGGAGCAAAGAAAATAGATAGGGTAAAAGAGGGATATAAGGTAACAGTCTGGCTAACAGAGATTATATCTGTTACAGCTTTGGTAGTTGTATATCTATTTGGAGATAAACTCCTAGGAATGTTTATAGATATAGAAAAAGAGGTTGAAATACTAAATATAGGAATAGACTTTGTAAGAACAACAGCACCATTTTATACAGTAGTTTGTATTAAAATAGCAGCTGATGCAGTTTTAAGAGGAGCAGGGGATATGAATGAGTTTATGGCTACTACCTTTGCAGACTTAGTATTAAGAGTTGCTTTTTCATATGTTTTTGCTGCTAAAATTGGTTATATAGGTATATATTGGGCATTTCCAGCAGGATGGATTTTAGGAACTTTACTTTCAATTTACTATTATATGAAAGGAAAATGGAAAACTACAGGACTCTTAAGGAATAGATGA
- a CDS encoding undecaprenyl-diphosphate phosphatase — MNPFLIVIILGIVEGMTEFLPVSSTGHMILVEKFINSSFFSKSFMDSFLIIVQLGAILAVVLYFWNDLTPFVRDKEVFVQRFRLWAKVVVGVLPSAVIGLLLDDYISEYFMGNVVVVATTLIFYGIILIVVEKYYKSSSNIDSFSKMGYKKAFTVGLFQCLAMIPGTSRSGATIIGGLLLGLSRGVATEFSFFLAIPTMFGATLLKLLKNGLKFSPVEWQLLGVGSLVSFVVAYLVIKWFMGYIKKRDFVSFGIYRIVLGILVLIAVFI, encoded by the coding sequence ATGAATCCTTTTTTAATTGTTATTATACTTGGTATAGTAGAGGGAATGACAGAATTTCTTCCTGTTAGTAGTACAGGACACATGATCTTAGTTGAGAAATTTATTAACAGTAGCTTTTTTAGTAAAAGTTTTATGGATAGTTTCTTGATAATTGTACAATTAGGAGCTATTCTTGCAGTAGTTTTATATTTTTGGAACGATTTAACTCCTTTTGTGAGAGATAAAGAAGTTTTTGTTCAAAGATTTAGATTGTGGGCAAAAGTTGTAGTTGGAGTTCTTCCATCAGCTGTAATTGGATTACTTTTAGATGATTATATTTCTGAATATTTTATGGGAAATGTAGTTGTAGTAGCTACAACACTTATTTTTTATGGAATAATATTGATAGTTGTTGAAAAATATTATAAAAGTTCTTCAAACATTGATAGCTTTAGTAAAATGGGATATAAAAAAGCATTTACAGTTGGATTATTCCAATGTTTAGCTATGATTCCAGGAACTTCAAGATCGGGAGCAACTATAATAGGGGGACTTCTTTTAGGACTTTCAAGAGGAGTGGCAACAGAATTTTCATTTTTCTTAGCTATACCAACTATGTTTGGAGCAACACTATTGAAACTTTTGAAAAATGGATTGAAATTTTCCCCAGTTGAGTGGCAACTTTTAGGAGTGGGATCTCTTGTATCTTTTGTTGTTGCATATCTTGTAATTAAATGGTTTATGGGATATATTAAAAAGAGAGATTTTGTTTCTTTTGGAATCTACAGAATAGTTTTAGGAATTTTAGTTTTAATTGCTGTATTTATTTAG
- the rfaD gene encoding ADP-glyceromanno-heptose 6-epimerase, translated as MIIVTGAAGMIGSAFVWKLNEMGINDILVVDKLRTEEKWLNLRKRDYADWVDRDDLFDWLSNPANAEKITGVVHMGACSATTERDGDFLMANNYGYSKKLWEFCAERQINYVYASSAATYGGGELGYNDEVSPEELKKLMPLNKYGYSKKIFDDWAFKQKIAPKQWTGLKFFNVYGPQEYHKGRMASMVFHTFNQYRENGGVKLFKSHKEGYKDGEQLRDFVYLKDVVDVIYFLLTEKVESGVYNIGTGEARSFLDLSMATMRAASKNPDLAVEDVVEFIPMPEDLRGRYQYFTQASMDKLKKAGYTKKFHSLEEGVKDYVENYMATEDPYL; from the coding sequence ATAAATTAAGAACTGAAGAAAAATGGTTAAATTTAAGAAAAAGAGATTATGCTGATTGGGTAGATAGAGATGATCTTTTTGATTGGCTTTCAAATCCAGCTAATGCAGAAAAAATAACAGGTGTAGTACATATGGGAGCTTGTTCTGCAACTACTGAGAGAGATGGTGATTTCCTAATGGCTAATAACTATGGATATAGTAAAAAGCTTTGGGAATTCTGTGCTGAAAGACAAATAAATTATGTTTATGCTTCATCAGCAGCTACATATGGTGGAGGAGAATTAGGATATAATGATGAAGTTTCTCCAGAAGAATTAAAAAAATTAATGCCTCTTAATAAATATGGATACTCTAAAAAAATATTTGATGATTGGGCATTCAAACAAAAAATAGCTCCAAAACAATGGACAGGATTAAAATTCTTCAATGTATATGGACCACAAGAGTATCATAAAGGAAGAATGGCATCAATGGTATTCCATACATTTAATCAATATAGAGAAAATGGTGGAGTTAAACTTTTCAAATCTCATAAAGAGGGATATAAAGATGGAGAGCAACTTAGAGATTTTGTTTATCTAAAAGATGTTGTGGATGTAATCTATTTCTTATTAACTGAAAAAGTTGAATCAGGAGTATATAATATAGGAACTGGAGAGGCTAGAAGCTTCCTAGATCTTTCTATGGCAACAATGAGAGCAGCTTCTAAAAATCCAGATCTTGCTGTTGAAGATGTAGTTGAATTTATTCCAATGCCTGAAGATTTAAGAGGAAGATACCAATATTTTACACAAGCTTCAATGGATAAATTGAAAAAAGCTGGATATACTAAAAAATTCCACTCATTAGAAGAGGGAGTTAAAGATTATGTAGAAAATTATATGGCAACAGAAGATCCATATTTATAG